The following are from one region of the Stanieria cyanosphaera PCC 7437 genome:
- a CDS encoding cation-translocating P-type ATPase, with translation MIAKENIESLQWHDRSVQQLTEQLATDLMSGLTSTEVKQRQEQFGANELKSKPLKNPIIRFLEQFNQPLLYILLAAGTIKAFLGQWVNAWVIWGVTLINAIIGFIQEAKAESAIAALASAVQTEATVRRNNQKVRVSSTELVPGDLVLLASGDKVPADLRLIEVKNLQINESALTGESVAVEKTTQIFASDTPLAERSNMAYAGSFVTSGQGRGIVVAIAEGTETGRISQLMERQTNLSTPLTRKFDKFSRTLLYIILGVAAFTFAIGLGYGNTWTTMFEATVALAVSAIPEGLPAVVTVTLAIGVSRMARRHAIIRKLPAVETLGSATVICSDKTGTLTENQMTVQAIYAGGQNYSVTGTGYAPEGKIILTETNSSAVENNSFGLNNEHLKSEIALLECLKAGLLCNDSHLEVKQGEWVVVGDPTEGALIAAANKVGFTQVDLEEAMPRVDVIPFESDYQYMATLHDKELPGEIVPTLAEVGNDRNSSLKTIYVKGSVEAILPRCQQMLDTKGNFETLHSERIHAEVEQMAQRGLRVLALAKKSVSASKNSLAHSDLETQLVFVGLQGMIDPPRQEAIRAVRACQSAGIQVKMITGDHAVTARAIASSMGLQRQGEVLAFTGQELTQMNERELANAVEDGVVFARVAPEQKLRLVEALQSRGEVVAMTGDGVNDAPALKQADIGIAMGKAGTEVAKEAADMILTDDNFASLEAAVEEGRTVYRNLLKAIAFILPVNGGESMTIVISVLLGRTLPILSLQVLWLNMINSIAMTVPLAFEPKSQRVMEQPPRKPNEPLLNRKLLVRIIIISLFNWLLIFGVFEWIESTTGNLNLARTMAIQALVAGRIFYLLSISQLGIALFQRIRGQAAKINDAPAIVIGIVGTIILQIIFSQWSLMNTLFSTAPLNLNQWLICLLVGLPMILVATLVNRLDPQS, from the coding sequence ATGATAGCCAAAGAAAATATAGAATCTCTTCAATGGCACGATCGCTCTGTGCAACAGCTTACTGAGCAATTAGCAACAGATCTCATGAGTGGTTTAACTTCAACAGAAGTCAAACAGCGACAAGAGCAGTTTGGTGCTAACGAACTCAAAAGCAAACCTCTCAAAAATCCAATCATTCGATTTCTAGAACAGTTTAATCAACCTTTGCTCTATATTTTGCTCGCTGCTGGTACGATCAAAGCTTTTTTAGGACAATGGGTTAATGCTTGGGTAATTTGGGGTGTAACCTTAATTAATGCCATTATTGGGTTTATTCAAGAAGCCAAAGCCGAAAGTGCGATCGCAGCTTTAGCTTCTGCGGTTCAAACCGAAGCTACTGTTCGCCGTAACAATCAAAAAGTGCGGGTTTCTTCAACAGAGTTAGTTCCAGGAGATTTAGTTTTACTTGCTTCTGGGGATAAAGTACCAGCCGATTTACGTTTGATTGAAGTCAAAAATTTACAGATTAATGAGTCGGCATTGACGGGGGAATCTGTTGCCGTCGAAAAAACTACCCAAATTTTTGCCTCCGATACTCCTTTAGCAGAACGCAGTAATATGGCTTATGCTGGTAGTTTCGTTACTTCTGGACAAGGAAGAGGTATTGTAGTTGCGATCGCGGAAGGAACAGAAACAGGGCGAATTTCGCAGCTAATGGAGAGGCAAACCAACCTCAGCACTCCCTTAACTCGAAAATTTGACAAATTTAGTCGAACTTTACTCTACATTATTTTAGGGGTAGCAGCATTTACTTTTGCGATCGGTTTGGGGTATGGCAATACTTGGACGACGATGTTTGAAGCGACAGTTGCTTTAGCTGTCAGTGCCATTCCTGAAGGTTTACCTGCTGTGGTTACCGTCACTTTAGCGATTGGTGTCTCGCGGATGGCGCGTCGTCATGCCATTATTCGTAAATTACCCGCCGTCGAAACTTTAGGTAGTGCAACAGTTATTTGTTCGGATAAAACTGGCACACTTACCGAAAACCAAATGACGGTACAAGCTATTTACGCAGGTGGTCAAAACTATTCGGTAACTGGTACGGGATATGCACCAGAAGGAAAAATTATTTTAACAGAAACTAATTCTTCAGCAGTTGAAAACAATTCCTTCGGTTTGAATAACGAACATCTCAAATCCGAAATTGCTTTATTGGAATGCCTCAAAGCTGGTTTATTATGTAATGATTCTCATTTAGAAGTCAAACAAGGAGAATGGGTTGTGGTTGGCGATCCCACTGAAGGAGCATTAATTGCTGCTGCTAATAAAGTGGGATTTACGCAAGTTGATTTAGAAGAGGCAATGCCTAGAGTCGATGTGATTCCCTTTGAGTCTGACTATCAATATATGGCAACCCTACACGACAAAGAGCTTCCAGGAGAAATAGTTCCTACTCTGGCTGAAGTGGGTAATGATCGAAACTCTTCGCTGAAAACAATTTATGTCAAAGGTTCAGTAGAAGCGATTCTGCCTCGCTGTCAGCAAATGTTAGATACTAAAGGTAATTTCGAGACTCTTCACTCAGAACGCATCCATGCAGAAGTAGAACAAATGGCACAAAGAGGGTTACGAGTATTAGCTCTAGCGAAAAAATCCGTCTCAGCTAGCAAAAATTCCCTTGCTCACAGTGATCTTGAAACTCAACTGGTTTTTGTGGGTTTACAAGGAATGATCGATCCACCCAGACAAGAAGCAATTAGAGCCGTACGTGCCTGTCAATCAGCAGGAATACAGGTAAAAATGATTACAGGTGACCATGCCGTTACTGCTAGAGCGATCGCTTCAAGCATGGGATTGCAGCGACAAGGAGAAGTTTTAGCCTTTACAGGACAAGAACTTACTCAAATGAACGAGCGAGAACTAGCCAATGCGGTAGAAGATGGAGTCGTGTTTGCGCGTGTTGCTCCCGAACAAAAGCTACGTTTAGTTGAAGCTCTTCAGTCTAGAGGAGAAGTCGTTGCCATGACAGGGGATGGTGTTAATGATGCACCTGCTCTCAAGCAAGCTGATATTGGCATTGCTATGGGTAAGGCAGGCACAGAAGTAGCCAAAGAAGCAGCCGATATGATCCTGACGGACGATAACTTTGCCTCTCTAGAAGCAGCAGTAGAAGAAGGACGTACAGTTTACCGCAATTTACTTAAAGCGATCGCGTTTATTCTACCAGTTAATGGTGGTGAATCGATGACTATTGTGATCAGTGTTTTGTTGGGAAGAACTTTACCAATCCTATCTTTACAAGTTTTATGGCTTAACATGATTAATTCAATTGCCATGACTGTTCCTTTAGCCTTTGAACCCAAATCTCAACGCGTAATGGAACAGCCTCCACGCAAACCTAATGAACCTCTACTCAACCGCAAGCTTTTAGTACGGATTATAATCATTTCTCTGTTTAACTGGCTCTTAATTTTTGGCGTATTTGAATGGATAGAAAGCACTACAGGCAATCTCAATCTAGCTCGAACTATGGCAATTCAAGCTTTGGTTGCAGGCAGAATTTTTTATTTATTGAGTATTAGTCAGCTAGGAATTGCTCTGTTTCAAAGAATTCGAGGTCAAGCTGCAAAAATTAATGATGCTCCTGCTATTGTGATTGGTATTGTTGGTACGATCATTTTACAAATCATTTTTAGTCAATGGAGTTTAATGAATACTTTATTCTCCACCGCACCATTAAACTTAAATCAATGGTTAATTTGTCTATTAGTTGGTTTACCAATGATATTAGTAGCCACCTTAGTCAATCGCTTAGATCCGCAGTCATAA
- a CDS encoding encapsulin-associated ferritin-like protein, whose product MSNEGYHEPVHELTGVTREMHRAITSLMEELEAVDWYNQRVNACHDSELKAILSHNRDEEKEHAAMLLEWIRRQDPTFDKYLKKYLFTSQPIAHK is encoded by the coding sequence ATGTCAAACGAAGGCTACCACGAACCAGTTCATGAATTGACAGGAGTAACCAGAGAAATGCACCGTGCCATCACCTCACTGATGGAGGAGTTGGAAGCGGTAGACTGGTATAATCAAAGAGTAAATGCCTGTCACGACTCCGAACTCAAAGCGATCCTTTCTCACAATAGAGATGAAGAAAAAGAACACGCAGCAATGCTTTTAGAGTGGATTCGTCGGCAAGACCCCACTTTTGACAAATATCTGAAGAAATATTTATTCACTTCACAGCCTATCGCTCATAAGTAA
- a CDS encoding mechanosensitive ion channel family protein: MFKKRYFWATLLLSFCFAWFISLPVQAQLPVPGIRDLILDYNFLNQRTENPIEVACIRLDGRCLFQIAFPQSNLSERIDEIQTRLNQIKTQYLNRNKPQLEITQERRGNSQYVYVNLGNNPILLLTVTSADAALDGLTIETKAEQIATQVENGLEQAQQERQTKFLVRQAIISGILAFFIVITSLIIARWQNKSKKIKQELKPSNLSKSSPLSIRLRQQLHWNLKEIQHRFFQIVQVGLWGGGILIILGLFPQTRVLQLIIITGIRIPLRVSLIGLLTYVIIRLSYVIINRFTSSFVSSNLLSPRANRRMQLRVTTVSRVSKSIVTIIWLTIGFIVALSVIGINVAPLLAGAGILGLAISLASQNLIKDAINGFFIILEDQYAVGDVIDVGGIGGLVENINLRITQVRDGEGRLITIPNSEIKIVANLSSQWSRADLNIPVDYHTDIDKALHLIHQVADEICQDENWREQIIESPQILGVDNFADRGILIRVWIKTEPLKQWEVAREFRRRIKIAFDQAEIPIPPPQQQVWLNRTH; this comes from the coding sequence ATGTTTAAAAAACGTTATTTCTGGGCTACTTTATTGTTATCATTCTGTTTTGCTTGGTTCATTTCTTTACCTGTTCAAGCACAACTTCCAGTTCCAGGAATTAGGGATTTAATTCTCGACTATAATTTTTTGAACCAAAGAACAGAAAATCCCATTGAAGTTGCTTGTATTCGTTTAGATGGTCGTTGTTTGTTTCAAATTGCTTTTCCCCAATCAAATTTATCAGAAAGAATTGATGAAATTCAGACTCGTTTAAATCAGATCAAAACCCAATATTTAAACAGAAATAAGCCTCAACTAGAAATTACTCAGGAAAGAAGAGGTAATTCTCAATACGTTTATGTTAATTTAGGCAATAATCCAATTTTACTGTTAACAGTAACTAGCGCAGATGCTGCTTTAGATGGACTTACTATTGAAACCAAAGCAGAACAAATTGCCACACAGGTAGAGAATGGTTTAGAACAAGCTCAACAAGAAAGACAAACAAAATTTCTAGTTCGTCAAGCAATTATTTCAGGAATTTTAGCATTCTTCATAGTTATTACTAGTTTAATTATTGCTCGTTGGCAAAACAAATCAAAAAAAATCAAACAAGAATTAAAGCCATCAAATCTTTCTAAATCTTCACCTTTATCAATTCGTCTTCGTCAACAACTACACTGGAATCTTAAAGAAATTCAACATCGATTTTTTCAGATAGTTCAAGTTGGTTTATGGGGAGGAGGAATACTTATAATTTTAGGTTTATTTCCTCAAACTAGAGTTTTACAATTAATTATTATTACAGGTATTCGTATCCCTTTAAGAGTAAGTTTAATCGGTTTACTTACTTATGTTATCATTCGCCTTTCTTATGTTATTATCAATCGTTTTACTTCAAGTTTTGTGAGTAGTAATCTACTTAGTCCTAGAGCTAACCGCAGAATGCAATTAAGGGTAACTACCGTTTCTAGAGTTAGCAAAAGCATTGTAACTATTATTTGGTTAACAATTGGTTTTATTGTCGCTCTTTCAGTAATTGGAATTAATGTTGCTCCTTTACTAGCTGGTGCAGGGATTTTAGGTTTAGCTATTTCTCTAGCTTCACAAAACCTAATTAAAGATGCGATCAATGGCTTTTTTATTATTCTTGAAGATCAATATGCTGTTGGTGATGTAATTGATGTTGGTGGGATTGGTGGTTTAGTTGAAAATATTAATTTACGCATCACTCAAGTAAGAGATGGCGAAGGAAGATTAATTACTATTCCTAATAGTGAAATTAAAATTGTTGCCAATCTTTCTAGTCAATGGTCAAGAGCAGATCTAAATATTCCTGTTGATTATCATACAGATATTGATAAAGCATTGCATTTAATTCATCAAGTAGCCGATGAAATTTGTCAAGATGAAAATTGGCGCGAGCAAATTATTGAATCTCCTCAAATTTTAGGAGTAGATAACTTTGCCGACCGCGGTATTTTAATTCGAGTTTGGATTAAAACTGAACCATTAAAACAATGGGAAGTGGCAAGAGAATTTCGTCGTCGCATTAAAATTGCTTTTGATCAAGCAGAAATTCCTATTCCCCCACCACAACAACAAGTATGGCTTAATCGTACTCATTAA
- a CDS encoding DJ-1/PfpI family protein, which produces MSGKKILMLVGDFVEDYEVMVPFQALQVVGHTVHAICPHKKSGEKVATAIHDFEGEQTYSEKKGHNFTLNATFEQINPADYDALVIPGGRAPEYLRLNQTVISLVQHFADDNKPIAAICHGAQLLAAADVIRGKRCSAYPACSPEVRLAGGEYVELAVDDAIADGNLVTAPAWPAHPRWLAAFLKVLGTKITQEDSILVGQV; this is translated from the coding sequence ATGTCTGGAAAAAAAATTTTGATGTTGGTAGGAGATTTTGTTGAAGATTATGAAGTGATGGTTCCTTTTCAAGCTTTACAAGTAGTAGGACATACAGTTCATGCTATTTGTCCTCATAAAAAATCTGGAGAAAAAGTGGCTACTGCTATTCATGATTTTGAAGGCGAGCAAACTTATAGCGAAAAGAAAGGTCATAACTTTACTCTTAATGCTACCTTTGAACAAATTAATCCCGCAGATTATGATGCCTTAGTCATTCCAGGAGGACGCGCACCAGAATATCTACGTTTAAATCAAACTGTAATTAGTTTGGTGCAACATTTTGCTGATGACAATAAACCGATCGCAGCTATATGTCATGGCGCACAATTACTAGCTGCTGCTGATGTTATTCGAGGTAAACGTTGTTCGGCATACCCTGCTTGTAGTCCTGAAGTGCGTCTGGCAGGTGGTGAATATGTAGAACTTGCCGTTGATGATGCGATTGCGGATGGTAATTTAGTTACTGCACCTGCTTGGCCAGCACATCCTCGCTGGTTGGCTGCCTTTTTAAAAGTTTTAGGTACTAAAATTACTCAAGAAGATAGTATTTTAGTAGGACAAGTGTAA
- a CDS encoding YihY/virulence factor BrkB family protein has translation MFFFNFWSYLNWATLKKMVVYAVKNRLTGLASEMAFNGMLGLFPAILAIVTAIGLFENSLKSTLVNLAIRFTGIFPPQVWQLLLDFIDKVKLPEEKSWFSFIFLIAIWVFSGVLSAAMNALDHIYQVPQSLKRSFWQHKFVAILLTIGTFFLLTIASFLLIVGDFLLRFALQQNWASLLLITWKIFTIIFILTIISTAVYLINQVRQINFKLNKKNNKYLLTIFIFVSGIFSTQLVYYLFLFVSSLIINSNIEKTFLTLLISIWRLLSFPLALVIIAVAFAFIYRFGTSHWNKGTPIIPGAILASVSWVVVSGLFRFYVAWVGMYNKIYGAISTIIVLMLWLHLSSLVMLLGAQLNIIVAEIKQEKFKNH, from the coding sequence ATGTTTTTTTTCAATTTCTGGAGTTATCTAAATTGGGCAACGCTCAAGAAGATGGTAGTTTATGCGGTTAAAAATCGTTTAACGGGTTTAGCCTCGGAAATGGCATTTAACGGAATGCTCGGTTTGTTTCCTGCAATTTTGGCTATTGTTACTGCGATCGGTTTATTTGAAAATTCGCTTAAATCTACGTTAGTTAATTTAGCTATTCGTTTTACAGGGATATTTCCGCCACAAGTTTGGCAATTGCTGCTAGATTTTATTGATAAAGTCAAACTACCTGAAGAAAAGAGTTGGTTTTCTTTTATTTTTTTAATAGCAATCTGGGTTTTTTCTGGTGTTTTAAGTGCAGCTATGAATGCACTCGATCACATATATCAAGTTCCTCAATCATTAAAACGTTCTTTTTGGCAACATAAGTTTGTTGCAATCTTACTTACTATTGGTACTTTCTTTTTATTAACTATTGCTTCATTTTTGTTGATAGTTGGCGATTTTTTATTGAGATTTGCTCTTCAGCAAAACTGGGCAAGTTTATTGTTAATTACTTGGAAAATATTTACTATTATTTTTATTCTAACAATTATTTCTACGGCTGTATATTTAATCAACCAAGTTCGTCAAATTAATTTTAAGTTAAACAAAAAAAACAATAAATATCTTTTAACTATTTTTATATTTGTTAGTGGAATATTTTCAACTCAATTGGTTTATTATCTATTTTTATTTGTAAGTAGTTTAATTATTAATTCTAATATTGAAAAAACGTTTCTTACTCTTTTAATAAGTATTTGGCGATTATTAAGTTTTCCTCTGGCTTTAGTAATTATTGCAGTCGCCTTTGCTTTTATTTATCGTTTTGGCACAAGTCATTGGAACAAAGGAACTCCAATTATACCAGGTGCAATTTTAGCTTCAGTTTCTTGGGTCGTAGTTTCAGGATTATTCCGTTTTTATGTTGCTTGGGTGGGAATGTATAACAAAATTTATGGAGCAATTAGCACAATTATTGTACTTATGTTATGGCTACATCTTAGTTCATTAGTAATGTTATTGGGAGCGCAGTTAAATATTATTGTTGCAGAAATAAAGCAGGAAAAATTTAAAAATCACTAA
- a CDS encoding M56 family metallopeptidase encodes MHLMMILTALIIAWGLRCIELKPTGTWKQRWQRSLFSLIFPPLLLLSTAIAVICMGFQGQMLGMQASWLGYSLAIGFAIASVGLLLKLAYQGYQLSNQISQYEQKILEQQTVRILPTNFPYSAQIGFWNSQLVISQGLLELLDQEHLAVVLAHEQAHVYYRDNFWYFWLGWLRYLTGWLPNSELLWQELLLLREVRADLKAAQEADPLLLAESLIKIVRNPLESPAIFCANFSCNLLQGRLSERIDFILAEPQQISSPQWYSWSWLILLFIPLLTIPLHY; translated from the coding sequence ATGCATTTAATGATGATTTTAACTGCTTTAATTATTGCTTGGGGTTTACGATGTATCGAGTTAAAACCTACAGGTACTTGGAAACAACGTTGGCAGCGATCGCTCTTTAGTTTAATTTTTCCTCCTTTGTTACTTCTTTCTACTGCTATAGCTGTTATTTGCATGGGTTTTCAAGGGCAAATGTTGGGAATGCAGGCAAGTTGGTTGGGTTATAGTTTGGCCATTGGTTTTGCGATCGCGTCTGTTGGTTTATTATTAAAATTAGCTTATCAGGGCTATCAATTAAGCAATCAAATTAGCCAATACGAACAAAAAATTTTAGAGCAACAAACAGTTCGCATTTTACCAACTAATTTTCCTTATAGCGCGCAAATTGGTTTTTGGAATTCTCAATTAGTTATTAGTCAAGGCTTGTTAGAATTGTTGGATCAAGAGCATTTGGCAGTAGTATTAGCTCACGAACAAGCTCACGTTTATTATCGCGATAATTTTTGGTATTTTTGGTTAGGTTGGCTACGTTATTTAACTGGTTGGTTACCGAATAGTGAATTATTATGGCAAGAACTTTTATTATTAAGAGAAGTCAGAGCAGATCTCAAAGCAGCGCAGGAAGCTGACCCACTTTTACTTGCAGAATCTTTAATCAAAATTGTTAGAAATCCACTAGAATCTCCTGCTATATTTTGTGCCAATTTTAGTTGTAATTTACTCCAAGGACGTTTAAGTGAAAGAATAGATTTTATCTTGGCAGAACCACAACAAATTTCTTCTCCTCAATGGTATAGTTGGAGTTGGCTGATTTTATTATTTATACCTTTATTAACTATTCCACTTCATTATTAA
- a CDS encoding BlaI/MecI/CopY family transcriptional regulator — protein MSPLPEYRPKKLSLGPLETEILEIVWQLKNATVKDVHQRILADPNRDLAYTSVTTVLRRLTAKGWLKCHKQGKVFYWQPMVSKEQAQALKSYEHLNRFLAISNPDLVASFVDSLDVVSLEQIEAITARIQAIRSQREEER, from the coding sequence ATGTCTCCTCTGCCAGAATATCGACCGAAAAAACTTTCTCTTGGACCTTTAGAAACAGAAATACTAGAAATTGTTTGGCAATTAAAAAACGCTACTGTCAAAGATGTTCATCAGAGAATTTTAGCCGATCCTAATCGTGACTTAGCATATACTTCGGTAACTACAGTACTAAGACGTTTAACTGCTAAAGGCTGGCTCAAATGTCATAAACAAGGTAAGGTTTTTTACTGGCAACCAATGGTTTCTAAAGAGCAAGCACAAGCACTCAAATCTTATGAACATCTAAATCGCTTTTTAGCAATTAGTAATCCTGACTTAGTAGCCTCTTTTGTTGATAGCTTAGATGTAGTGAGCTTAGAGCAAATTGAAGCAATTACGGCTCGAATTCAAGCAATTCGTTCTCAGCGGGAGGAAGAAAGATAA
- a CDS encoding zinc-dependent alcohol dehydrogenase family protein, giving the protein MKAVVMTTAGEPEVLQWQDVSEPQIEQPNQVLIQLKAAGINPIDTKIRSRGTFYPDQMPAILGCDGAGIVKAVGSEVKNFKPGDEVYFCGGGLGKQGTGNYAELAVVAEHFLATKPKSLSFAEAAAAPLVLITAWEALYDRARLEAGQKVLIHAGAGGVGHVAIQLAKLKGAEVYTTVSSPDKARLVRQLGADEPILYQQTNFVETVLKLTNGTGVDIAFDTVGGQTFFDTVNAVKVYGDLVTILEPNYSLGTLKVARNRNLRISLELMLTPMLSGLIEAQQHQAEILQQCATWIDQEKLKIHLHQTFPLQEAAKAHKMLENGSITGKIALII; this is encoded by the coding sequence ATGAAAGCAGTAGTAATGACCACAGCGGGTGAACCAGAAGTATTGCAATGGCAAGATGTTTCTGAACCACAAATCGAACAACCTAATCAAGTTTTAATCCAACTCAAAGCAGCAGGAATCAATCCCATCGATACTAAAATTCGTAGTCGAGGCACATTTTACCCCGATCAAATGCCAGCAATTTTAGGTTGTGATGGTGCAGGAATAGTTAAAGCTGTTGGTAGTGAGGTTAAAAATTTTAAACCAGGAGATGAAGTTTATTTTTGTGGTGGTGGTTTAGGTAAACAAGGAACAGGAAATTATGCCGAATTAGCCGTCGTTGCTGAACATTTCCTTGCTACAAAACCGAAATCTCTTTCTTTTGCGGAAGCTGCTGCTGCACCTTTAGTCTTAATTACTGCTTGGGAAGCTTTATACGATCGCGCTAGATTAGAAGCAGGACAAAAAGTTTTAATTCATGCTGGTGCTGGTGGTGTTGGTCATGTTGCGATTCAATTAGCCAAGCTTAAAGGTGCAGAAGTTTATACAACAGTTAGTTCGCCTGACAAAGCTAGACTAGTACGTCAATTGGGTGCAGATGAACCAATACTATATCAACAAACTAATTTTGTCGAAACTGTCTTAAAATTGACCAATGGTACAGGGGTAGACATCGCTTTTGATACAGTTGGTGGTCAAACTTTTTTTGATACTGTTAATGCAGTAAAAGTTTACGGCGATTTAGTTACGATTTTAGAACCAAATTATTCTTTAGGTACTTTAAAAGTTGCCCGTAATCGCAATTTAAGAATTAGTTTAGAGTTAATGCTGACTCCAATGTTATCAGGATTAATTGAAGCACAACAACATCAAGCAGAAATTTTGCAACAATGTGCCACTTGGATCGATCAAGAAAAATTAAAGATTCACCTTCATCAAACCTTCCCGCTTCAAGAAGCAGCAAAAGCTCATAAAATGTTAGAAAATGGCTCAATTACAGGCAAAATTGCTTTAATAATTTAG
- a CDS encoding YdcF family protein produces MLLNIGHFRTQSRSRYVQSPRKKKFKLFPWLLIAACLYLGYKQVQSYFVAPEALFVLGGHEERERYAAQLAQKYPDIPIWVSSGSPEDYAENIFDKAGISRDRLHLDYRASDTVTNFTTLVDELKAQGIKSVYLITSDNHMLRARIIGEIVFGSRHIMFKPIAVPSESPPEPIEKTLRDGARAILWLTTGHTGSTLVRSLGKTSKFLIIN; encoded by the coding sequence ATGTTGTTAAACATTGGTCATTTTAGAACTCAATCTCGTTCTCGTTATGTCCAATCTCCCAGAAAGAAAAAATTTAAGCTATTCCCATGGCTTCTAATAGCAGCTTGTCTATACTTAGGTTATAAACAAGTTCAAAGTTATTTTGTTGCGCCCGAAGCTTTATTTGTGTTAGGAGGGCATGAAGAAAGAGAACGCTATGCAGCCCAACTAGCGCAAAAATACCCTGATATCCCAATTTGGGTTTCTTCTGGAAGTCCTGAAGATTATGCAGAAAACATTTTTGATAAAGCAGGAATTAGTCGCGATCGCTTACACTTAGATTATCGTGCTAGCGATACAGTAACTAATTTTACTACTTTGGTTGATGAGCTAAAAGCTCAAGGTATAAAAAGTGTTTATTTGATCACTTCTGATAATCATATGCTGCGTGCCAGAATCATTGGAGAAATCGTCTTTGGTAGTCGTCATATCATGTTTAAACCAATTGCCGTACCTTCTGAGTCTCCTCCAGAACCTATTGAAAAGACTTTACGAGATGGTGCTAGAGCGATACTTTGGTTAACAACTGGTCACACTGGTTCTACTTTAGTTCGTTCTTTAGGCAAAACCTCAAAATTTTTAATTATTAATTAA
- the bioB gene encoding biotin synthase BioB yields the protein MKSPDWNALATRSLTGELISRSQAQAVLEAPDEVLLEQLAAAYRIRHHYWGNRVRLHFLLNAQSGLCPEDCNYCSQSKISTAEIEKYPLMAQAKIVDAAAKAAELKAGTFCFVISGRSPSESVFSKVLEAVKEVKAKHELKVCACLGLLTEEQTHRLAEAGVDRVNHNLNTSEQYHPQICSTHTFSDRVQTIQNVQAAGITTCSGGIIGMGESDDDVIDLAYSLRELNVTSVPINFLIPIPGTPLAQQNQLNPRHCLRVLCLFRFILPAQEIRIAGGREVHLRSLQPLGLYPANSIFIGDYLTTPGQATLADFQMLRDAGFVLETSNGSILTEQFYGEDASVNEMSKWA from the coding sequence ATGAAATCACCCGATTGGAATGCACTAGCGACTCGTAGTTTGACTGGAGAGTTGATTTCTCGATCACAAGCACAGGCAGTATTAGAAGCACCTGATGAAGTATTATTAGAGCAGCTAGCAGCAGCTTATCGGATTCGTCATCACTATTGGGGGAATCGCGTCAGACTGCATTTTTTGCTCAATGCTCAAAGTGGTCTTTGTCCAGAGGATTGTAATTATTGCTCTCAATCAAAAATCTCTACAGCAGAAATTGAGAAATATCCTTTGATGGCACAAGCAAAAATTGTTGATGCAGCAGCTAAAGCAGCGGAATTAAAAGCAGGAACTTTTTGTTTTGTGATTTCAGGGCGATCGCCTTCGGAATCAGTTTTTAGTAAAGTATTAGAAGCAGTCAAAGAAGTTAAAGCTAAACATGAATTGAAAGTTTGTGCGTGTTTAGGATTGTTAACAGAAGAACAAACCCATCGTTTAGCAGAAGCTGGAGTAGATCGAGTCAATCATAATCTCAATACATCTGAGCAATATCACCCTCAAATTTGTTCTACTCATACTTTTAGCGATCGCGTCCAAACAATTCAAAATGTTCAAGCAGCAGGTATTACTACTTGTTCTGGTGGAATTATTGGCATGGGAGAATCGGATGATGATGTGATTGATTTAGCTTATTCACTTCGAGAATTAAATGTGACTAGTGTGCCAATTAATTTTTTGATTCCTATACCTGGAACTCCTTTAGCTCAACAAAATCAATTAAATCCTCGTCATTGTTTGCGAGTGCTTTGTTTGTTTCGTTTTATTCTTCCTGCCCAAGAAATTAGAATTGCTGGTGGCAGAGAAGTGCATTTGCGATCGCTACAACCGCTAGGACTTTATCCTGCTAATTCTATTTTTATCGGTGATTATTTAACTACTCCTGGACAAGCAACTTTGGCTGATTTTCAAATGCTTCGCGATGCAGGGTTTGTACTTGAAACTTCTAATGGTTCAATTTTAACCGAACAATTTTATGGAGAGGACGCGAGTGTGAACGAAATGAGTAAGTGGGCATAA